Proteins encoded in a region of the Scyliorhinus canicula chromosome 2, sScyCan1.1, whole genome shotgun sequence genome:
- the b3galt1b gene encoding beta-1,3-galactosyltransferase 1, which yields MASKVSCLYILTVVCWASALWYLSATRPSSSYVGHTSFARVASERKNFSFTNIRTRSLNPHNFNYLINEPNKCEESSPFLVILVSTTHKEFDARQAIRETWGDENNFEGILVITLFLLGRNTDNVLNEMVEQESQIFHDIIVEDFLDSYHNLTLKTVMGVKWIANFCSKAKYVMKTDSDIFVNMENLIYKLLKPNTKPRRRYFTGYVIHGGPIRDIRSKWYMSRDLYPDNNYPPFCSGTGYVFSTDVAEAIYKTSLHTRMLHLEDVYVGLCLRKLGIHPFQNSGFNHWKVSYSLCRYRRLITVHQISPEEMQRIWNEMSSKKHLRC from the coding sequence ATGGCTTCAAAGGTCTCATGTTTATATATTTTGACAGTTGTTTGCTGGGCAAGTGCTCTTTGGTACTTGAGTGCAACTCGTCCTTCATCCTCTTACGTTGGGCACACCTCGTTTGCACGTGTTGCAAGTGAGAGAAAAAATTTCAGCTTTACTAACATCCGAACTCGGTCACTGAATCCACATAATTTCAACTACCTTATTAATGAGCCTAACAAATGTGAGGAATCTAGCCCGTTCTTAGTGATTCTTGTAAGCACAACACACAAAGAGTTTGATGCACGACAAGCCATCAGGGAAACATGGGGAGATGAAAACAACTTCGAAGGAATACTAGTGATCACTTTATTTCTTCTTGGAAGAAACACGGACAATGTTTTGAATGAGATGGTagaacaggagagtcaaattttTCATGACATAATCGTGGAGGACTTCCTGGATTCTTACCATAACCTTACCCTGAAAACTGTGATGGGTGTGAAGTGGATCGCCAACTTCTGTTCAAAAGCAAAGTATGTCATGAAGACTGATAGCGATATTTTTGTTAATATGGAAAATTTGATCTATAAATTACTGAAGCCAAACACAAAGCCCCGGAGAAGGTATTTTACTGGTTATGTTATTCATGGAGGACCTATAAGGGACATTCGCAGCAAGTGGTATATGTCCAGAGATTTATACCCTGACAACAATTACCCGCCATTCTGTTCAGGCACCGGGTATGTATTTTCTACGGACGTAGCTGAAGCTATTTACAAGACCTCGCTTCATACTAGGATGCTGCATCTTGAGGATGTCTATGTTGGACTATGCCTGCGGAAACTTGGTATTCATCCCTTTCAGAATAGTGGTTTCAATCATTGGAAGGTTTCATATAGCCTGTGCAGGTATCGTAGACTAATTACAGTGCACCAGATATCGCCTGAAGAAATGCAGAGGATTTGGAATGAGATGTCAAGCAAAAAACATCTTCGATGCTAA